The Ensifer canadensis genomic sequence CTTGTCGGCTCGAAGGCGTGTGAGCTTTCCGTTACCGAAGTCCGCGATATTGCCGGCGCCATCGAGGGAATTGCTGACCTTTCGCGCGATGAGCGCACCATAGGGGCGCTGCGTGCTTTCCTTGACAACACCGATCCCGAGGGCATAGCGGCGCGCCTGCGTCGCTGGGAAAAAGGTGGGCCGCTTGGCTGGGTGTTCGACAATGAGGCCGACGACATAGGCATCGGCGCGAAGTTCCTCGGCTATGACATGACGCATTTTCTCGACAATGAGGAAATCCGCACGCCACTGATGGCCTATCTGTTTTATCGGGTCGAGCAGTTGATCGACGGTCGCCGGATCATCATCGTCGTCGACGAATTCTGGAAGGCGCTTGCCGACGAGGCCTTCCGCGATCTTGCCCAAAACAAGCTGAAGACGATCCGCAAGCAGAACGGATTGATGCTGTTTGCCACGCAAAGCCCACGCGACGCTATCGGTTCACCGATTGCACATACGATCATCGAACAATGCCCGACACAGCTATTCATGCCGAATGCGCGTGGAAGTCATGGCGATTATGTCGATGGTTTCAAGCTGACGGAGCGTGAGTTCGAACTGATATCGTGTGCACTCTCCAACGATGCGAGGCGGTTTATCGTCAAGCAGGGCCACAACAGTGTTGTCGCCGAACTCAATCTCGCAGGCTTCGACGATGAACTCGCCGTGTTGTCTGGGCGCACCGCCAATGTCGAACTGGGGGATCGTATCCGTGCGGACGTAGGAGACGATCCGTCCGCCTGGTTGCCGCTGTTCCAGCAAATGAGGAGTAAAAGCTGATGATCAGGAAGATGACAGCGATGATCGCTGCGGCCGCAGTGCTTTATGCAACAGGGACCTCAGCGCAGGGGATCCCGGTTGTCGATAACGCTGCAATCGCCAAACACATAGAGAGCATTGCCCAGTTGACCAAGCAACTGGATACGATGAAGGCGCAGCTTGATCAGGCGCAGCAGCTTTACGGCTCCCTGAACAAGCTGACCGATATGGCTGATATCGCAACCATCTTGAACGATCCGGCGATCCGCAACGCACTACCCGACGATTTCTCAGCCGTCCAAGGGCTGCTGAAGGGCTCAGGCGCCGGCGCCTTTGGCGATTCCGCCACGAGGTTCCTCGATGACAACAGCATCTATAAAACCAGCGCCAACGATTTCTACGCCTCAGAACTTGCTCGTATGCAGAACCGCAACGCCGGTCAGATGAGCCTCGGGCAGCAGATCTATGACGCGGCAACCAAGCGCATCGATGGCATCGACGAGTTGCGCAAACGGATTGCCGCGGCCGGAGACGCCAAGGACATAGCAGACCTTCAGGCCCGGCTGCTTGCCGAAACCGCCTTTCTCGAGACGGACACCCTGCGCATGCAGGCACTGCAGATGATCCAGCAAGCGCAGGTTCAGGTTGATCTGCAACGCCAGGCCGAAGACTGGCGCAAACGGATGGACGCAATGGGAGCCGCACTCAAATGACAACGTCGATGCCGACCCGTCTGCTGTTGCCCGCCGCCTGCTCGCACGGTGAGGTTCTCACCGACTTGAACCGCTTGGCCGAGGCGGTCCGTGGCAAGGCTCGGCTCGAGCGAACGAACAAGGCGTTTGGGGGCTAAGGCGGATGTACCAGGTCTTTGCTTTCCTCGACAATCAATTCAAGGCTCCACTTGAGAGTTTCATTTCTTCCGGAACATCCAACATCAGCACGTGGGTGGCGGGGCCGTTGACGGCGGCCCTCGTGCTCTATGTCGTCCTCTATGGCTATCTGGTTCTCAGAGGGTCCATCGAAACGCCTGTGCTGGAGTTTGCCTACCGCGCGATCAAGCTCGGCATTTTGGTGATGCTCGTGCGCGATGCTGCCGACTATCGGGCGTTTGTAACTGATCTATTCTTCACTAGTCTGCCGCAGGAAATCTCCACGGCGCTCAACACCGGCACCGTACCGAGTGCGTCGACATTTGATGCACTGCTCGACAAGGGGCAGGCGTCGGCCAACCAAATCTGGAACAGAAGCTCTTGGCCGCTCGACATCGCGACCGCATTCGGTGGCCTCTTGATGGTCGTCATCACATTCGTCGTCGCTGCAATCGGCTATATTGTCTCCCTCTATGCCCGCGTCGCACTCGCCATCATTCTGGCACTCGGTCCCATTTTCATTGCACTGGCGATGTTTCAGAGCACGCGGCGCTTCACCGAAGCCTGGATCGGCCAACTGGTTAATTTCGTTATCTTACAGATCCTGGTCGTTGCGGTCGGCTCGCTGCTGATCACAACGCTCGACACGTCGTTCACCACCGTCGAAGCCTACGAGGACGTCTTGATGCGGCCGATAGCGATCGGAGCCATTGGGATCGCAAGCCTCTATGTCTTTTATCAGCTCCCCGGTATCGCAGCATCCCTTGCTGCCGGTGGTGCGTCGCTGACCTATGGCTACTCTGCGGCACGCGATGCGCATGAGAGTACGCTCACCTCCGGAGCAGTCGCTGTCCAGCGCATCGCGCGACGCGGTATGGGCGCCGCCGTTCGCCGCTGGTCGGCACACGACACGTCGTGACCTGCCGATGCTCTTCCAGCAAGGTGCCTCAACGGCGCTGCGACCCCTTTACGGATGAACAAAGGATACCGGTCGATATGCCGCGAACTGTCTTCTGCCTCCTATTGTTGGCCCTGGTCAGCGGATGCCACACGATGACGTCTCATCTCCCGAAATGCGACGGATACGCCAAACGTCCGCTCAACCGTTCAATGTGGCAATGGGAGGGCGGCAAACAGCGTTCTGCAAAACCCCTCGGTTACCTGCGTGAACAGCCTGCCGCGGCCTTCGAGGAGTTTGACGAACGCGCGTCCTATCGCAAATGCGCCGAGGCGCTGGGGCGCCAATGATTACCCCGGATGGTTTGAAGGCGTATTTCGACAGGGCGCGCCGTTTCGATCAGGATCGCTTGATAAGCGTCGAACGCTCGGCACGAATTGCCTGGACTATTGCAATTGTTGCAAGCTTCGTTGCCTGCGCCGCCGTCTTTGCCGTCGCTGCGCTCGCGCCATTGAAGACGGCCGTGCCATTCGTCGTGCGTGTCGACAACTCGACCGGTATTGTCGACGTGGTATCGGCCCTGACCTCGGGGGCTGGAAGCTACGACGAAGCGGTGACGAAGTATTTTGCTGCGCGCTATGTCAGGGCGCGCGAAGGCTATGTTTGGTCGGAGGCCAAGGAGAATTTCGAGACCGTCTCACTCCTGTCGGCGCAACCCGAGCAGATGCGCTTTGCCACCCTTTACCGCGGCAGCAATCCCCACTCCCCACAAAATGTTTACGGGCGCGGTTCGACGGTGAAAGTCACGATCAAGTCGATCTCCCTGATCAACGCAAACGTCGTGTCGGTGCGCTTTCTCAGCACCATCACCCGGGCAGACGATGTGCGCACAACGCATTGGGTGGCGACGATCACTTATTCCTATGTCAACGCCCCGGTCTCCTCGACCGACCGGCTGGTCAATCCGCTTGGCTTCGTCGTCAGTGATTATCGGGCAGATCCGGAGGCGATCAATTGAAGACAATTTCATTGCCAGTCTTTGCCGCCCTTGTCGCCGTCACAACGGTGTTTCATCCAGCCTTGGCCCTCGATATTCCGAGCGGCGCCGGGCAGGACAACCGTGTTCGTTTCGTCAACTACCAGCCGTATAACATCACCCGCATCGTCGGCACGCTGCGCTCGTCGGTTGAGGTGGAGTTTGCACCCAATGAGGAGATCGCGCATGTGGCGCTTGGCAATTCGGTAGCCTGGGAGGTGGCGCCAGCCGGAAATATTCTGTTCCTAAAACCGCGCGAAAACCAGCCGATCACCAACATCTCCATAGTCACGACAAGACGAGATGGCTCAAAGCGCAGTTACCAGATGGAGCTGACAGTGCGCGACGGCTCCGTTGCTGCCGGACAAGATACCTACTTCTATGTGAAGTACCGATATCCCACTGACGAGGCGCAGCGCCGGCGCCTGGAAGCGCAGGCCCGTGGCCAAGCGGAGAAAGCCGATGCTGCAAATGACGTTTTGGCGCTCCATGAGCAATATGGCCCGCGCAACTGGCAATATTCGGTGCAAGGATCTGCCGCGATCGAACCGCAGGCCGTTTACGACAACGGCAAGCTTACAACTTTTGTCTTCGGCGACAATCGGGAGATCCCGGCAATCTACCTTGAGAGCTCCGACGGAACCGAAAGTCTCGTCTCAAAATCCATCTCCGGTGGTCTCGTGCTCGTTCATGCCATCAGCCGCAAGTTCATCCTGCGTCGTGGAGCGGATGTGATCTGCGTCTTCAACGAGGGCCACCCTCTTGGCGCTGACAACCCCGGGACACATACGACCTCTCCATCGGTGGAGAGGGTCGTCAAGGCAGCAGATGAGGACACAGCCCAAAGAGACGCACAATGACAGACGATGTTCCAACGACGATACCCGGCGAACGCGGACATGCCCAGCTTCCCCAAGGGTTCGACAACAACCCGGCTCTCAGACGCGGCGCCGTTGTCGCAGCTATCCTCGCCTTCATCGGCTTCGGGCTGTGGTCGATGCGTTCTCAGACCCTTGACCCGAATGCCAATCGTGAGGAGCGGGTGGTCATCCGGCAAGCGACGGACTTCGAGCCGGCAAAAGAGGAGCCAAAGACGGTGGAGCCATTGCCCGAAGTCAAATTGCCAACGCCGGTTGTCGCCGAAGCGCCCACCGAACCCGAAAAGGACGAGCTTCTGGAATCTGCCCGGCGAGCGCCCGTCATGGCCTTCAACGCAGGCCAAGGGATCGATCGCCGTTCCGAATCCACGCAAACACCGCCAGATCAAGCTTCGACCTATCTGCCCATTAATGGCGCGCTTGGCGGCGAGGTAGGCGAAAACGAAGATCAGCGTTTCGACCGGATGCTGAAGCCGACACGGCTGGAAGGTTCGCGCGCCGGACATCTCGGCAACCGGAACTATATCGTCGCGATGGGGACTTCGATCCCGTGCGTGCTCGAAACGGCGCTGTCTTCTGACCAGCCTGGCTTCGCCAGCTGTGTCATCAATCGCGACGTGTTTTCGGATAACGGCCGCGTGGTGCTGATGGAGAAGGGCACACAAGTTGTCGGCGAATACCGCGGCGGTCTGCGGCGCGGCCAGAAGCGGCTCTTCGTCCTCTGGAACCGTGCGAAAACGCCAACCGGTGTCATCATTGCGCTTGCTTCACCCGCAACCGATGCGCTCGGTCGCGCCGGCTTTGACGGTCATGTCGACAGTCATTGGTGGGAGCGCTTCGGCAGTGCTTTGCTCCTGTCGATCGTTGGTGATGTGGCGAGCTTTGGCGGAAGGAAATTACAGGATCAGGAGGTCGACGTGGAGGGTACGACGAGCGCCGGCAGGCAAGCGGCAGCGATCGCCGTCGAGCAATCGATCAATGTCGTCCCGACGCTAAACAAGCATCAGGGCGAGCTCGTGTCGATTTTCGTGGCTCGTGATCTCGATTTTTCCGGGATCTATGAATTGCGGGTGTCCGAACCACGTAGCACTGTTCTCGAACGTTCTGTCCTCGGCGACTTCAGCAAACGTGCGCGCGTGGTAACGAAATGAGGATCAGCGCATGACGGGAACGTGCGACGCGCCTGTCGTGCGCCAGCTTCTCCAGCCGATCGCCGGGTTGCTGCAAAACCCCACACTCTATGAGGTGGTCATCAACCGGCCCGGCGAAGTCCTGACCGAAGGGTCCGCTGGCTGGTCGCGCCTTGACGTTGCGGAACTGACCTTTGACAGATTGATGCGTCTTGCCCGCGCCGTTGCCAGTCATTCGCATCAGGCGATCGACGAGGCGAGGCCGATCCTTTCGGCAAATCTTCCGGATGACGAGCGTATTCAGATCGTTATCCCGCCGGCAACAACAAAGGGCACGGTTAGCATCACCATTCGCAAACCCTCATCCGTGTCCCTGTCGTTAGGCGGCCTAGACGCAGCAGGACTATTTACCGTGACCGCCGCGGCGGGCGATCGAGCCGACAGTCCGGACACAAGGCTGTCTAAGCTTTACAAAGCCGGAAACTATGCGGCGTTCCTGGAGCAATCGGTTGTCGCCCGGAAGAACATCATTATTTCCGGGGCGACCGGCTCGGGTAAAACCACACTGTCGAAGGCGCTGATCCAACACATTCCGTCGTTCGAGCGCATTATCACAATCGAGGACACAGCCGAGCTGGTCATACCGCAACCAAACCACGTTCGACTGTTCTATTCGAAGGGGGAACAGGGCCTTGCGAAAATCGGTCCCAAGGAGCTGCTGGAGTCAAGCCTGCGGATGCGTCCCGATCGTGTCCTGCTGCAGGAACTGCGTGACGGCACGGCTTTCTACTACATCCGAAATATCAACTCCGGGCATCCAGGGTCCATCACCACAGTGCACGCTGACTCGGCAGCCCTCGCGTTTGAGCAACTGACCCTTCTCGTTAAGGAATCCGACGGCGGGCAGGATCTCGCACGCGACGATATTCGCGACCTGTTGAAGATGTTGGTCGATATCGTCGTTCAGTGCAAACGGGTCGAGGGGAAGTTCCGCGTAACGGAGATATGGTTTGATCGGCCCGCGTAGTGGTTAGTCGAGGGAACGTTTCCTGGACAGATTTTCGAGCGCTGCTCTCTGCAACCTTTGCTTGGGGCTTGATTGAGGAGTATTGTTTACCTTCAAGACCCTTGACCACGAGGGGGGCGGAGACCGCGGCACCCTTCATCGCCCTTCGACTGCGGGTGAGGAGTTCATGTGTTCGGGAGGAAGAGGTGAAACGAAGACCCCATGTTGAAGGGAGGACGTCGCGTCGCAAGTTCCTTAGCGGTGCGGCTATGGCCGGCGCGGCGGTGATCGCTGCACCGAGTGTCGTCAAGGCGCAAGGACCGGTCAACATGCGCTGGCAGAGCACATGGCCCTCCAAGGATATCTTTCACGAGTTCGCGCTCGATTTCGCCAAAAAGGTCAACGACATGACCGGCGGCGACCTGAAGATCGAGGTGCTGCCGGCGGGCGCCGTCGTGCCAGCCTTCGGCCTGCTCGACGCAGTGTCGCAAGGAACCCTCGACGGCGGCCACGGCGTTCTTGTCTACCACTATGGGAAACAGACGGCGCTGGCCCTCTGGGGCTCCGGGCCGGGCTTCGCAATGGACGCCAACATGCTGCTGGCGTGGCACAAATATGGCGGCGGCAAGGAGCTTCTCGCCAAGCTTTATGAATCCATCGGCGCCAATGTCGTTTCGTTCCCTTATGGGCCGATGCCGACACAACCGCTCGGCTGGTTCAAGAAGCCTGTGGCCAAGGTTGAGGATCTCCAAGGACTGAAATTCCGCACGGTCGGAATCTCGATCGACGTCTTCACCGGTCTCGGGGCAGCAGTCAATGCGTTGCCGGGCGGCGAAATCGTCGCGGCACTGGACCGTGGGTTGCTCGACGCGGCCGAATTCAACAACGCTTCGTCCGACCGCGTCCTTGGTTTCCCCGACGTCTCGAAGATCTGCATGCTGCAGAGCTATCACCAGAATGCCGAGCAGTTCGAAATCATGTTCAACAAGGCGAAATACGACGCGCTGTCCGAGCAAATGAAGGCCATTATCGCCAATGCCGTTGAGGCGGCTTCACAGGACATGCACTGGAAGGCGATTGATCGCTATTCGAAAGACTATTTGGAGATGCAGACGACCGACAAGGTCAAATTCTACAAGACACCTGAAACGATCCTCAAGAGGCAATTGGAGGTTTACGACGAGGTCGTGAAGAAGAAAGCGGCCGAAAACCCGCTCTTCAAGGAGATTCTTCAGTCCCAGCTCGCCTTTGCAGAGCGGGCAACGCGGTGGGAACAGGACACCGTCGTCGGCCGGAGATTGGTATTCGATCACTATTTCGGTCGGGACGGTGTCGCCAAAGAACTCTGACGCGTGGCTTGGGCATTTCGGGCGGAGAACTTCTGGCCAAAAGAATGCACCATCTGGGGGCACGCGTGACCGTTCAGGATTTTCTGCTCAGGATCGATGCAATCAGCGTGTGGGTCGGAAAGGCCGCGGCGTGGCTCATCATTGGGCTGATGACACTTGTCTGCGTCGAGGTCTTCAAACGCTACATCATGAACATGCCGACCGCCTGGATCTTCGACGCTAGCAACATGTTTTACGGCACGCTGTTCATGCTCGCCGGAGCCTACGGTTTGGCGCAGAACGCTCATGTACGTGGTGACTTTCTCTATAGCTCACTCAGACCGCGGATACAGGCCGGGCTCGATCTCGTCCTCTACATCCTCTTCTTCCTGCCCGGCGTCGCCGCCCTCGTTTACGCGGGTTACGATTACGCGGCACTTTCGTGGCGGATCGGCGAGCATTCGACCGTGACGGCAGAGGGGCCGCCGATCTACTACTTCAAGACCGTCATACCGATAGCCGGTGCACTCGTGATGCTTCAAGGACTGGCCGAGATCATGCGCTGCATCGTCTGTCTGAGGTCTGGAGAATGGCCGAGCCGCATTGCGGATGTCGAGGAGATCGACGTCGTCGCCGAGCAGCTTGCGCATAGCGAGCACATAGACGCCGAAACGCGCGAGGCCGCGATCGAGCGCGCCCAGGACATCGACAGGGCAGCGAGAAAACGAGGCCTGGGGGGAGACATCGAGACGTGAGCGATCCGTTCCTCGGACTGACGATGCTGATCTTCATCGTGATCGTAATCATGATGGGGTTCCCGACAGCCTTTACGCTGATGGGGCTCGGCATGCTCTTTGGATTCTATGCCTTCTACAATCCGGCCGAGCACTGGATCGACAATCGCGTCTTCGACCTAATGGTTCAGCGCACCTACGGCGCGATGACCAACGACGTCCTGATCTCCATCCCCCTCTTCGTCCTGATGGGCTACGTAATGGAGCGCGGTGCGCTGGTCGACAAGATGTTCTACAGCATCCAGCTCTGTTTCAGACGGGTGCCGGCGTCGCTTGCCGTTGCGACGCTCATCGTTTGCACTTTCTGGGGCATTGCCAGCGGCCTCGTCGGCGCCGTGGTGGTGCTGATGGGCGTCATCGCGATGAACCCAATGCTGCGCGCCGGCTACGACGTGAAGCTTGCCGCGGGCGTCATCACTGCCGGCGGCACGCTGGGCATTTTGATCCCGCCATCGGTGATGATTATCGTCTACGCGGCGGTTGCCGGGCAGTCGGTCGTCAAGCTTTATGCCGCGGCGATGTTGCCCGGCTTTTTCCTTGCGCTCCTCTATCTTGTCTACATTCTCGGCTGGGCGATGATCAATCCGAAGATCGCACCCGCCTTACCCGAGGAACAGACAAGAGTTCCGGTGCCCGATTGGATGAGGAGCTTTGAGGCCCTCTATTCACGCAACATGTTAGCCGGGCTCTTTTCCGCGCTGTTTTCGCCGTCGCGGGCGATGGCGATCGAGACCCCGGAGGGGCGGCTCACCTATTGGAAGCTGATCAAGAATACCTGCGCTGCGCTGGTTCCTTTCTTGCTGACCGCATTCACGCTTGCGCTCGTGTGGTGGTATGTCGTCATTCATCCGCAAGCCTCGGCCGAGGCCGAAGCGCCCGAAGGGCTTGAGGAGCTCGGCGCGCCGGCGCTCGATGCGGGTCCGGCGGCGGTCGACGGGCCGACAGGGAGTTTCTACGTAACGTTCGGCATCATCGCCGCCATCGCCGCGGTCGTACTCGTGCGCTACTACCGCAACATGACCACGGATCGCTTGCAGGTCGTGAAGCTTCTGGTCTCCTCCGTGATGCCGCTCGGCATTCTCACTGCGCTCGTCCTTGCCGTTATCCTGTTCGGGATCACGACGGCGACCGAGTCAGCTGCCGTCGGCGCTGCAGGGGCCTTCCTGCTTGCGTTCCAGGCCCGGACGCTCAACTGGAAGCGCACCAAGGAAGCGGTGTTCCTGACGGCGAAGACGACCGCGATGGTCTGCTGGCTCTTTGTCGGCTCAGCGCTCTTCTCCGCGGTCTTTGCTATCCTTGGCGGCCAGGCGCTGGTTGAAGAATGGGTGCTGGCGCTCGACTTGACGCCGGTGCAGTTCATGATCCTGTCGCAGGCGATCATATTCGTTCTCGGCTGGCCGCTCGAATGGACCGAGATCATCATCATCTTCGTGCCGATCTTCTTGCCGCTGCTAAGCCACTTCGACATCGACCCCATTCTCTGGGGTGTCCTCGTTTTCGTCAATCTTCAGGCAGCGTTCCTGTCGCCGCCAGTCGCGATGTCGGCCTATTATCTCAAAGGTGTATCGCCGCCACAGGTCACCCTCAGCCAGATATTCGCAGGCATGATACCCTACATGCTGATCGTCATACTCTGCATGGTCATCATGTATGTCTGGCCGGGCATGGCACTCTGGCTTCCGTATTATCTCTACGACTGAGAGATTGCCGTCTGCCGCAGCGGCGGGCCGGTAAAAAAGCTAGCCATCTGTGCTCTCGGCAGCGCAGGTGGCGCCTCCGCGTTCACGCCGCTTGGCCATCAGGTCGTCCCGAGCGGTCGTTTTATCGGGAGTCCAGACAGGTGTTCTCGGCGGCCTCTCCAGGCGCTTCTTGTTGATGATCGGCGCATCGTTCTCCAACGGTGCGCGATGCAGTGCTGACCGGCTCAATCCGGTCGATTGGTCTCCCGGCTGCGGTGGCAGCCTCCCCGGGCAGCAGACTGTTTGACAGCAACCCGGTATTGCCGGATCTTTGGGTTCGCTGTGCATTCAAGCAGACCCTTGGCGCAGCGTTGTCGATGTGACTATGCCCGCTCTATTGAGCAGGAACCCGTCGAGCGGTGCACTCGAGCCCCTTTTGAAGCCAAGCGTAGCCTGAACCTATACGGGAGGATAACGTGAGCGACCATGTCTACAAGAAGGTGGAACTTATCGGTAGTTCGAAAGTCTCTGTGACCGAGGCAATCGAGACGGCGATTATGCGGGCCTCTAAAACCATGAGAAATCTCGAATGGTTCGAGGTGGATCAAATCCGGGGACAGATCAAGGATGGGGCGGTGGCGTGCTATCAGGTGGTTGTGAAGGTCGGATTTCGGATCGACGATTGACACGCTAAGCCATTTCTCTGTGCCGACGTGCAAGCTGTCTCCGCTTGTCGATCGGGTATTCGTGGAGGCCGCGGCTACCGTTACGGCATACCGGCGAACTATACCTCTCGGTCAAACCGGACAGCATCCGAGATCCGCATGATCTTCGGCAGCTCGCGGACCTTCGCGGATCCTGCGAGCCAGTCCGTCGGCTGTCTCGGTTAATGACGAACGCGCAGCGGCCTCCCAACCATGCACGATTTGCGGGCGATAGCGTTGCTCATGAGGTTCCGGCCCCATGAACCCGCGCTGCCGGCTTTTGAACGCCCGTGTGCGATGGCGCGCACCGGCCACGTGTCTTTCCGATCGGTCGCGTCGGAAACCATTCCCGTTCAAGATGTCGCCTTTCTAAGGGACCGGCCACGTCCAGCGTCAACCCGCAAGGGGTTTCCCTCCGCTTCGCTGCGGTGACACTTGCGGCTCGGCCCCTTCTTCGGGCGCCATCGGGAATGGTTCCCGAGCAACCGAAGGAGAAAGCACCATGGCCACCACGATCGCAACCCTTACCGAAAAGACCGACGGCACCCTCGAAGGTCTCTTCGCCACCATCAAGGTCAACGCCCCGATCGCCCTCATCCCGAATGGCCAAAAGGCAAGCGAAGGCGCCCCCGACTATCGCATCATCCATCGCCGCACCGGCTTCGAGATCGGCGCCGGTTGGTACCGGAACTCGCAGCGCACCGGCGAGGAATACCTCTCGGTCAAGCTTGAGGCGCCCGAGATCGGCGTGATTTTCGGCAATGTCGCACCGGCACCCGGCGGCGAAGCGAACCGCAAGGTCATCCTGTGGAATGATCCAGCCTGAGCGTCGCACACGCCGGCCCCGCGGTGATCGCGGGGCCGCTCCGTCCAACCCCTTCATCTTGGAGAATACCAATGCGCCTCATCACCGAGGAAATCCGCGCGGCCCTCATCACCAACGGTCGACGCTTCCAACGCGATCCAGACTTCGATCCGCTTCCGCTCCTCAAACTGTTTACGCCCGACGCGGCCGCCACGTGGTTGATCGCCGCTGCCGACCCGGAGGACCCCGATTTGCTCTTCGGGCTCTGCGACCTCGGCGTCGGGTTTCCTGAACTCGGTTCCGTTCTTTTCTCGGAGATCCAATCCGTTCGCGGCCGGCTTGGCCTGCGCGTCGAAAGGGATCTCACCTTTAAAGCAGACCGGTCGATTTCGGCCTATGCCAAAGTCGCTACTGTAGCCAGCCGGTTCGTCGCCTAGCTGAGTATATAGCCAGGAGGGACCGTAGTCGGCAGGCTACGGTCTCGATTTGTTTGTCATCATGGCGAAATTCTGCTCGTGGCGCTCTAACCGGATCTTGTTAGAAGCGAGGCAGCCAGCTGCCCGTATATTCTGGGTGGCATACCCAACCCACCCTGTCTGCTCAGAAACGTCAGGATGCCATGAGGGGTCTGAATGCTTCAAGGCCGCGCGGCCCCCTCCAATTTTGCCGCAAGCGCCAAAATCGGCTCCTCCGCGCGCCGGCGCCGCCGGTCGCGTGACGCGAGCCTTGACCCCTTCCGACCCCTCATGACCGACGGCGTCATCTTTCACAAATTCAAGGAGATGACGATGACCATCGAACAGCACATCGAGGAACTGCGCGCCGAATTGCAATATTGCCCGGACGCCGAGGAGCGCCACCAGATCGAAGCCGAACTGGAAGCGGCACGGCAGGAACTCGGCCGTCGCAACACCGATGACCCAC encodes the following:
- a CDS encoding TRAP transporter large permease, whose protein sequence is MSDPFLGLTMLIFIVIVIMMGFPTAFTLMGLGMLFGFYAFYNPAEHWIDNRVFDLMVQRTYGAMTNDVLISIPLFVLMGYVMERGALVDKMFYSIQLCFRRVPASLAVATLIVCTFWGIASGLVGAVVVLMGVIAMNPMLRAGYDVKLAAGVITAGGTLGILIPPSVMIIVYAAVAGQSVVKLYAAAMLPGFFLALLYLVYILGWAMINPKIAPALPEEQTRVPVPDWMRSFEALYSRNMLAGLFSALFSPSRAMAIETPEGRLTYWKLIKNTCAALVPFLLTAFTLALVWWYVVIHPQASAEAEAPEGLEELGAPALDAGPAAVDGPTGSFYVTFGIIAAIAAVVLVRYYRNMTTDRLQVVKLLVSSVMPLGILTALVLAVILFGITTATESAAVGAAGAFLLAFQARTLNWKRTKEAVFLTAKTTAMVCWLFVGSALFSAVFAILGGQALVEEWVLALDLTPVQFMILSQAIIFVLGWPLEWTEIIIIFVPIFLPLLSHFDIDPILWGVLVFVNLQAAFLSPPVAMSAYYLKGVSPPQVTLSQIFAGMIPYMLIVILCMVIMYVWPGMALWLPYYLYD
- a CDS encoding dodecin; its protein translation is MSDHVYKKVELIGSSKVSVTEAIETAIMRASKTMRNLEWFEVDQIRGQIKDGAVACYQVVVKVGFRIDD
- a CDS encoding DUF736 domain-containing protein translates to MATTIATLTEKTDGTLEGLFATIKVNAPIALIPNGQKASEGAPDYRIIHRRTGFEIGAGWYRNSQRTGEEYLSVKLEAPEIGVIFGNVAPAPGGEANRKVILWNDPA
- a CDS encoding DUF2958 domain-containing protein — protein: MRLITEEIRAALITNGRRFQRDPDFDPLPLLKLFTPDAAATWLIAAADPEDPDLLFGLCDLGVGFPELGSVLFSEIQSVRGRLGLRVERDLTFKADRSISAYAKVATVASRFVA